GGAGTTTGGTATTGACGCGGTCGTTTATGACGGCGTTCACGTGGAACCAACCGATGCCAGTCTTGAGCACGCGATCGCATACGCCCGTGACGGAGGTCCGTGGGATGCCTTCATTGCCGTCGGCGGCGGGTCAAGTATCGATACCGCCAAGGCGATCAACCTACTCACCACCAATCCCGGCGAGTTGATGGACTACGTCAATGCTCCGGTGGGACGCGGTAATACGCCGAACCAGCCGCTCAAACCCCTAGTCGCAGTTCCGACCACGACGGGTACGGGGGCCGAGAGCACCACGATCTGTGTGCTCGATGTGCTGGATCTAAAGGTGAAGACCGGAATCAGCCATGCTCGTTTGCGTCCAACCCTGGCCGTGGTTGACCCGATGCTGACAGTTAGCCAGCCGTCCGGCGTCACGGCATCTGCGGGCATGGATATTCTCTGCCACGCGTTGGAGAGTCTGACCGCACGGCCGTACATGGCCTATGAACGAAAGCGTCCGGAGCAACGCGTTCCATACTGCGGTTCCAATCCCATCTCGGACATGTGGGCAGAAAAGGCGCTCATGCTGATGTCCACTTCGTTCCGGCGGGCAGTGCTCGACGGCGACGATGAGGAAGCCCGCGCGTCGATGGCGCTCGCAGCCACCTTCGCTGGCCTCGGTTTCGGAAATGCCGGCGTGCACATCCCGCACGCCAACGCGTACCCAATTGCTGGCAGAGTGAAGGATTTTCACGCGAAGGATTACCCAAGCGGTGAGCCGATGGTGCCGCACGGCATGGCTGTGTCACTCACCGCGCCTGAGGCTTTCCGGTTCACCTTCGACACGGCTCCCGAGCGGCACCTTCGCGCGGCCTCCCTACTCTCGCCCGCGGCGGACAAGCCGAACGACCTGAGCTCGTTCCTGCCGGACGTACTCACTGCACTCATGTCTGACATCGGTATCCCCAACGGCATCGCCGAGGTTGGCTACGAGAGCTCAGACGTTGCCGGACTCGTCGAGGGGGCGTTAATGCAGCAACGCGTGCTGGCGGCTGCGCCGTGCGAGGTCCGCGATGAGGACCTTGCCTCGATCTTCACACGCTCCCTGACGCTGTGGTGACCGAAGAGCCCACCGAGACCGCTCTTCGCGCTGCCCTTCGCGCACGAGGGGTAACGGATATCGATGACTCAAGGCTGGCCCGCGCGATCTACTCCAGCGATGCATCCCTGTATCGGGTGGAGCCACGACTGGTCGTGCGGCCCAGGCATGTTGAGGAGATCGAAGCAACCCTAGCCGCATGTCGGGAGATCGGGGTTCCACTCACGGCGCGGGGAGCCGGTACATCGATCGCTGGCAACGCCATCGGGCCGGGGGTGATCCTCGACAGCAGCCGACATTTGCGTCGAATTGTTGATATCGATGTCGAATCCCGTACTGCTGTAGTCGAACCAGGGGTAGTCCAGGCGCAACTGCAGATGGCCGCACAACGAAAGGGTTTGCGGTTCGGTCCAGACCCGAGCACGCACAATCGCTGCACCATCGGCGGAATGATAGGGAACAACGCCTGCGGCTCCCGCGCCCTCGCGTACGGCAGGACATCGGACAATGTGCTGGCCCTCGACATCGTCGACGGGCGTGGGCGCCGGATCTCGGTTGCACATCCGACGGGAGTATCACCTTCTGATGCGCCGACGTCACTTGCCGAACTGCACACCCTGGTACAGCGGAATCTATCGATTATTCGAACCCAGTTCGGGCAGTTCGCAAGGCAGGGCTCGGGATACGCTCTGGAGCACCTGTTGCCCGAGAACCGGTTCGACGTCTGCCGCGCCCTGGTCGGCAGCGAAGGAACACTCGCGCTGGTTGAACGGGCGACGGTACGTCTTGTTAGCGATCCCCGACATCGGATCATTGTCGCGCTGGGCTACCCGAGCATCGCTGAGGCCGCGGATGCCGCACCACAGATACTGCAGCACAAACCGATCGCCTGCGAAGGACTCGACGAAAGGATTGTGGCTCCACTTCGCCGGCGCACAACTCCCATTCCCCAATTACCCCGCGGGGCAGGCTGGTTGCTCGTCGAGCTTGCCGGCGACGAGCTACCAGCCCTGCACGAACGTGCGGGACGCGTCGTCGCAGACGCGGCAGCACTTGACACACGGGTCGTCACCGATCCGGCGGAGACCGCCGCGATCTGGCAGATCCGCGAGGACGGAGCCGGACTCGCCGCACTCGGCCAAGACGGCCGCCGAGCGCACGCGGGTTGGGAAGACGCCGCCGTCCCCGTTCGACATCTCGGCGGCTACCTGCGCGACATGGACGCACTCCTCGCCCAACACGGCCTGTCCGGCGCGCCATACGGACATTTCGGCGATGGTTGCGTCCACCAACGTCTGGACTTCCCGTTTTACGCGGAACCCGACCGCGGTCGCACTGTGTTCCGGACTTTCCTGACCGAAGCTGCTGAACTGGTGGCCCACTACGGCGGGTCACTGTCGGGCGAGCACGGTGACGGCCGTGCCCGCAGTGAGCTCCTTCCCATCATGTTCAGCCCCGACGCGCTGTCGCTATTCTCAGCAACGAAGGCGATCTTCGATCCGGGCAACATATTGAATCCCGGGGTTCTGGTCCGCCCCCGGCCGTTGGACTGGGATATCCGCAACACCGGATTCTCAACAACCCGTACCTCTCTCGCGCTGCGCTACCCCGACGACTCCGACGACTTCGCCACCGCCGTACATAGATGCACCGGTGTTGCGAAATGCCGGGTGGAACAGCCCCGCACCGGGCACGTCATGTGCCCTTCCTACACCGCGACCCGAGATGAAAAGGATTCCACCCGCGGTCGCGCTCGGGTACTCCAAGAAATGACACGCAACGGCACCCCGGACTGGCGGGCGCCTGAGGTCCACGAGGCGCTCGACCTGTGCCTGTCGTGCAAAGGATGTTCCAGCGACTGCCCAACCGGGGTCGATGTCGCCACCTGGAAGTCTGAAGTTCTCCACCATGCTTACCACGGCCGGCGGCGTCCGCTGTCGCACTACACCCTCGGGCGCCTGCCGCAGTGGGCCGATCTCGCAGCACGCACTCCCCGCCTGGTCAATCGGTTGACGAGCACCCGCTGGACCGCGCGCATCGTCGCGCGCGCCGCCGGAGTCGATCCGCGCCGCGACTTACCTCGCTTCGCCGACAGGACCTTCGGTCAGCAATGGGCAGATCGTCGGCCCACCACGGATCTTCCCGGCGATGCACCGCGAGTGCTGGTGTGGGTCGATAGCTTCACGGACCATTTCGCACCACAGGTAGCGCACGACACCCTGGCCATTTTGCAAAGCATGGGCCACGATGCGGATGTCGTGACTGACGCCTGCTGCGGACTGACGTGGATCACCACTGGTCAGCTCGACACCGCGCGCTCCATCCTCGAGCGGACGACCCACAAACTCCTCACTGCTACTGCACAAGGACAACCGATCATCGCGCTCGAACCGTCCTGCGCGGCAGTTCTGCGGCACGATGGACCACTCCTTATAGACGATCCGAGTAGCCGCACACTCGCCACACGGGTGCGCACCCTCGCTGAACACCTCGCAGCGACGCCCGAATGGCAACCTCCCGATTGGTCCGGTACCGATGTTGTGGCTCAGCCACACTGTCACCACCATGCCGTCATGGGTTGGAACACCGACGCCGAAGTGCTCCGACAGAGCGGAGCCCACGTCACCCAACTGGGCGGCTGTTGCGGCCTCGCGGGCAACTGGGGAGCGGAGCGAGGTCATCACGATCTCTCCCACGCCATCGCCGGCCAGCAACTGCTGCCTGCCCTCACAACCGCCTCCGAAAGTGCTGTGGTGATCGCAGACGGATTCTCATGCCGGACCCAAATCGCGCAGTTTTCAAATCGTCGCGCTGTTCACCTTTCACATTTTCTTTCCTCCCAGCTCACAAACAGGACTCAGATATAAAGTGCCTCAACACCATCGACGTGCCCGGCAGTCTCCGAGCCGGAATTCCACGACATACCAACGCTCTTGCACGGTCTGCAAAGAACTGATTGATGCCAAATAAACCCCTACCACTGCGGGCGGTGATAACGTGCCATTTTTCGATCTCCTAATCAGTGCGTGCGAGCAGAATCCGCGGCGGATCGCCGTTCGCTGCGGGGAGGAGGCTTCCTCATTCTCGCAACATTTTTCCCGGGTCAGTCGAGCTGCGCACGTTCTTCGCATGACCTTGGGCCTGGCCTCCAATGACCGGTTCGCGGTTTTATCTCGCAACTCCGGCGACTACCTGGAACTCGTTCACGCCGCACTCTTGGGCGCGGCCATCGTTGTACCCCTAAACGTACGAGCATCCGAACCCGAACTTGCGGCCGTACTCCGGGACGCTGGATGCCGAACTCTCTTCTTCAGCAATGAATTCCGTGACCTAGCGGAGCGACTCAACGACGTCACACCAATCGAGAACATTATCCAGATCGGAGTCGATCAGCGCGCCGGCAACGACTACCGCGAACTGCTACAGGATGCCACGGAGTGGCTACCGAAGCGTCCTGATGCATCCGATATTGCATTCATCATGTACACCAGCGGCACAACCGGGAGAGCGAAGGGTGTCGTCATCGAACACGGCGCCATGACCAACGATATCTACAAGACTGGAATTGCAACGAATCTTACCCAGGGCTACACCTTTTTACTCCATGCTCCACTGTTCCATATAGCCTCAATACGGGGTTTCGGTCTTGCTCCTGCCACCGGCTCAACAGTCGTGCTATTACCACGTTTTGATCCGCACCGCATCGTCCAGGAGATCAAAGCGCACGATGTAAACACGACGAGCTTCATCGCGTCCACCGTCAGGAACATGCTTGAATTACCTGACTTCCACGGCGCGGCATTGCCCAGCCTAACCACGATCGGATACGGCAGCGCGCCGATGCACCCCGCTGTTCTTCGCCAACTGATGAATGCGTTTCCCGACGCAGAGTTTGTGAACTGGTACGGAATGACTGAGACATGCGGACACGTGAGCGTCCTCACCGGACTGGACCACAAGCGCGGGGGTCGTCGACTCATGTCGTGCGGGCGCACCATGCCAGGTATCGGTGTACGGGTCGTCGACGAGGCCGGCTCGCCGGTCAACCGCGGTATCGTCGGCGAAATCACGGTGTCTGGCGACAACTTGATGCGCGGGTATTGGAATCAACCTCCGCTGAAGGCAGATCACATGGGTAGGTCGTGGTTCCCGACTGGAGATGCAGGCTATTTGGATGAATGCGGATACCTGTACTTGGTCGGCAGGATCCGAGATCTCATCATCACCGGCGGCGAGAACGTCGCGCCCGGCGAGGTGGAAAGTGTTCTCTGCAGTCACCCTGCGGTCCATCAGGCAGTGGTCTTTGGTGTGGACGACCCGAAATGGGGTGAGGCGGTGCACGCCTGCGTGTCTACAGCTTCCAATACTCAGTTGAGTGTGGACGAGCTGCGAGCCCACTGTCGGACCCAGCTGGCTGGATACAAAGTCCCGAAGCATATCGATATCCACGACGAGCCATTTCCCATGAGCGGCTCCAACAAGATTGACCGAAATCTGGTGAAATCTCGCTATCTGCAATGCTATCCGAGCAGCGCCAACACAATCTGACCAGACCTCCAGTGAGTTTCACGTCTCGCCCAGGTTCGCGCTCGTGCAGCATCACATGCTGCAACGAGAGACTTGGGATGTCCCAGGAGGTTTCAGACTACAAGCTGCAAGCTGCAGCTTCTTGCGTGTGAGCGCGGCGCGCTGTATCTCGCCTTCGGATCCCAAGATGCGCTGCAGCACAGGAAATCTGCATGAGCCGGTACCCGCATAGGCATCGCCACCAGTACCGCCGTCGCCACCCATCGCCGCCGAAACTCACTGCACCCCTTGACAGAGCGCGAACCAACGCGTCTAATGTTCATACAACGGAATCAATATTCCGGGATACGGAATAGAGGCGCGGGCTTGAGCGTCCGAAACATTCAACCGACGGCTCCTGTTGTGAAGTGCGCCGGCATCCCCGCTTCGTGGCCGCTTGAAGACAACCGAGAGGACTTATTTCATGATTAGTGCCGCATTCACCGTCAACTGTTCAATCCTTCTGACAGACCTACCGTTGCTTGAGCGTCCCCAGGCGGCCCGCGATGCCGGTTTCGATGCGGTGGAGTTCTGGTGGCCGTTCGCGACGGCGACTCCCAGCGACTCCCAAGTCGACGAGTTCACCCGAGCGATCGGAGATGCCGGCGTTCAGTTGACCGGGTTGAACTTCGCCGCCGGAGACATGCCCGCAGGTGAGCGCGGGATCCTTTCTGCGCCACGCCGCACATCGGAGTTCCGCGACAGTGTCGACATTGCGGTAGGAATTGCAAAGGCACTGGATACCAAGGCGTTCAATGCCTTGTACGGCAACCGCATCGACGGGGTCTCGCCTGACGAACAGGACAGTGTCGCTGCCGAAAACCTCGGATTCGCCGCGACGGCCGCCAAGGCGATCGGTGCGGTCGTACTCGTCGAGCCCGTCAGCGGAGCACCCGCCTACCCGCTCAAGTCGGCCGCCGATGCGATCGGGGTCATCGACCGCGTGCATTCCGACCACGGTGTAGACAACTTGCGGCTACTGGCCGACCTCTACCACCTGCATGTCAATGGCGACGACGTCGCCGCCGCTATCGACGCCCACGCCGAGAGAATCGGCCACGTACAGATCGCGGACGCTCCAGGTCGCGGCGAACCGGGCACCGGGATCCTCACTCTCAGTGGCTATCTCGCACAGCTCCATAACCGCGGCTACCGGGGTTTTGTCGGCCTCGAGTACAAGCCCACGAGGCCAGACACGTTCGACTGGCTGGCTAGGGCGAATCGCCCATCCGCCGGCGTACTGAACCGCTGAGACGTCGGAAACGACAAGACAAGGAGTCACATCGTGAGCACTATCGCCTTCATCGGCCTCGGAATCATGGGCAGCCCCATGGCCGTGAACCTCGTCAAAGCCGGCCACGCGGTTATCGGCTTCAACCGGTCACCGCAGCGCAGCGCGGCACTCGTCGATGCCGGCGGCACCGCGGCCGGTTCGATCGCCGACGCGGTCAAAGACGCCGATGTCATTGCTGTGATGGTCCCGGATTCCCCCGACGTTCGCGATGTCCTGGCTGGAAATGACGGCGTGTTCGACAACGCTCGTCCCGGTGCTCTGATCATCGACTTCTCCAGTATCCGCCCGGATGTCACCGCCGAACTCGCGAGCGAGGCGATGGAGCGCGGGTTCCGGATCATCGATGCACCCGTATCCGGCGGCGAGGTGGGTGCGATCGACGCCGCCCTGTCGATCATGGTGGGTGGTGCCGAGGACGACTTCCTGGCGGCGAAGCCGGTGCTCGATGCCGTGGGCAGGACTGTTGTGCATGTTGGCCCCAACGGATCTGGACAGACCGTGAAGGCTGCCAATCAACTGATCGTGGCGGGCAATATCGAGCTTCTCGCCGAGGCCATCGTCTTCCTTGAGGCCTACGGCGTGGACACGGCCGCGGCCGTCAAGGTGCTCGGCGGAGGTCTGGCCGGGTCTGCCGTGCTTAATCAGAAGGCGCAGAAGATGCTCGATCGCGAGTTCGAGCCGGGCTTCCGAATTGACCTGCACCACAAGGATCTCGGTATCGTCACCGCCGCGGCTCGCGAGGTCGGTGTGATCTCGCCGCTCGGCGCCGTCGTCGCCCAACTCATGGCCTCAGCGCGTGCCAACGGTGACGGCGGACTCGACCATTCCGGTTTGCTACGCGGTGTCGAGCGTCTGTCGGGACGCACGGCTCTCTGATCCCAACGACCAGCACGACCAAGTGAAAGAGAAGTTACATGCCACGTATGCGCACTGTCGACGCCGCCGTTAGAATCCTCGAAATCGAGGGAGCAACACAAGCTTTCGGACTACCCGGTGCCGCCATCAATCCGTTTTATTCGGCGATGCGCGCTCACGGAGGCATCAATCACGTGCTGGCGCGTCACGTTGAGGCGGCGAGCCACATGGCCGAGGGCTACACCCGCGCCAGGGCCGGCAACATCGGGGTTTGCATTGGCACCTCGGGGCCAGCCGGGACCGACATGATCACCGGCCTGTACTCCGCCACGGCGGACTCCATACCGATTCTTGCCATCACCGGGCAAGCGCCCGTCGCGCGGCTTCACAAGGAAGACTTTCAAGCCGTCGACATCTCCGCGATCGCCGCGCCGGTCACCAAGATGGCCATGACAGTCCTGGAACCCGGTCAGGTGCCAGGTGCGTTCGCGCAGGCCTTCCACTTGATGCGATCAGGCCGTCCCGGTCCGGTATTGATCGATCTCCCGATCGATGTCCAGATGGCTGAGATCGATTTCGATCCTGACACTTACCAACCGTTGCCCGTGTACAAGCCTGCTGCCACCAGGGCCCAGGTCGAGAAGGCCCTCGACATGCTGGCCCTCGCCCACCGTCCGCTGATCGTGGCTGGCGGCGGAATCGTCAACGCCGACGCGGCAGATCTGTTGGTTCAGTTGGCCGAACTGCTCGATGTTCCCGTGGTTCCCACGCTGATGGGGTGGGGCACGATTCCCGATGATCATCGCCTTGCCGCGGGCATGGCCGGTTTGCAGACAGCCCACCGTTACGGCAACGCCACGTTGCTGGCATCGGACTTCGTCCTCGGGATCGGTAACCGGTGGGCCAACCGCCACACCGGTGGGCTCGATACCTACACCAAGGGTCGCACGTTCATCCATGTGGATATCGAGCCCACCCAGATCGGACGGGTGTTTACACCCGATTACGGGATCGTGTCGGACGCCAAAGCTGCCCTCGAGAAGTTCGTGACGGTGGCTGCCGAGCGAAAATCCGCAGGCACCCTGCCCGACCGCAGCTCGTGGGTGCGAGAGTGCCTCGACCGGAAGCGGACGATGCATCGCAAGACCGACTTCGAGGACGTGCCAATCAAGCCACAGCGGGTGTACCGGGAAATGAACCGCGTGTTCGGCCGCGATGCCCGTTACGTGACCGCGATCGGACTCTCGCAGATAGCCGGTGGCCAGTTCCTCCACGTGTACAAGGCCCGAAATTGGATCAACTGCGGCCAAGCGGGGCCGCTTGGCTGGACCTTGCCCGCAGCACTCGGCGTCGTCGCTGCCGACCCGACCGCCACGGTGGTCGGCCTCTCTGGCGATTACGACTTCCAGTTTCTCATCGAAGAACTGGCCGTGGGAGCCCAGTTCAATCTCCCGTACATCCATGTGGTGGTCAACAACTCATACCTGGGTCTGATTCGCCAGGCACAACGACAATTCGACATGAACTATTGCGTCTCACTCGGATTCGACAACATCAATGCCGAAGAAGGGCGCGCCGACGATAGCCCAGCCGCCCCGAAGGGATACGGAGTCGACCATCTACGAGTGGCAGAAGGCCTCGGGTGCAAAGCAATTCGGGTCACCGAGCCGAACGAGATCGCGAGCGCGTTAGAACAGGCCACCGTCCTGGCACGCGAACACAAGGTTCCCGTGGTAGTGGAGATCGTGCTGGAGACCATCACCAACATAGCCATGGGCACCGAGCTTGACAACGTCAACGAGTTTGAAGCACTCGCCGAGGCTAGCGACGAAGATCTGATGACTGTCGGAATATTCGACTGACATTGCGAACCTGGGCAGTTGGGGCGCCGAACCGGACGGAGAAGGTCGTGGCAGGACAGATCGTGGTGGCTCCCGACAAGTTCAAGGGTTCGCTGTCGGCGGCCGCCGCCGCGGCCGCGATCAGGCGTGGGCTGCATCGTTTCGATCCCTCACTGGACGTGCGCGAGTGTCCGGTCGCCGACGGTGGAGAAGGGACGTTGGCGGCCGCGGTGGCAGCCGGCTTTGAGATCATTCCGCTCACCGCGCCGGGGCCGAGTGGCGACCCGGTATCGACGTCGTTCGTGCGAAAGGGTCAGGCCGCGGTCATCGAGATGGCGGACGTATCGGGACTCGGGCGACTGCCCGGCGGGGTCCGCATGCCGATGCAGGCATCGAGTCGGGGCTTGGGGGTCCTGGTCGCCCGAGCCCTCGATCTGGGCTGCCGG
This genomic stretch from Mycobacterium dioxanotrophicus harbors:
- a CDS encoding class I adenylate-forming enzyme family protein, which translates into the protein MPFFDLLISACEQNPRRIAVRCGEEASSFSQHFSRVSRAAHVLRMTLGLASNDRFAVLSRNSGDYLELVHAALLGAAIVVPLNVRASEPELAAVLRDAGCRTLFFSNEFRDLAERLNDVTPIENIIQIGVDQRAGNDYRELLQDATEWLPKRPDASDIAFIMYTSGTTGRAKGVVIEHGAMTNDIYKTGIATNLTQGYTFLLHAPLFHIASIRGFGLAPATGSTVVLLPRFDPHRIVQEIKAHDVNTTSFIASTVRNMLELPDFHGAALPSLTTIGYGSAPMHPAVLRQLMNAFPDAEFVNWYGMTETCGHVSVLTGLDHKRGGRRLMSCGRTMPGIGVRVVDEAGSPVNRGIVGEITVSGDNLMRGYWNQPPLKADHMGRSWFPTGDAGYLDECGYLYLVGRIRDLIITGGENVAPGEVESVLCSHPAVHQAVVFGVDDPKWGEAVHACVSTASNTQLSVDELRAHCRTQLAGYKVPKHIDIHDEPFPMSGSNKIDRNLVKSRYLQCYPSSANTI
- a CDS encoding 2-hydroxy-3-oxopropionate reductase encodes the protein MSTIAFIGLGIMGSPMAVNLVKAGHAVIGFNRSPQRSAALVDAGGTAAGSIADAVKDADVIAVMVPDSPDVRDVLAGNDGVFDNARPGALIIDFSSIRPDVTAELASEAMERGFRIIDAPVSGGEVGAIDAALSIMVGGAEDDFLAAKPVLDAVGRTVVHVGPNGSGQTVKAANQLIVAGNIELLAEAIVFLEAYGVDTAAAVKVLGGGLAGSAVLNQKAQKMLDREFEPGFRIDLHHKDLGIVTAAAREVGVISPLGAVVAQLMASARANGDGGLDHSGLLRGVERLSGRTAL
- a CDS encoding hydroxypyruvate isomerase family protein: MISAAFTVNCSILLTDLPLLERPQAARDAGFDAVEFWWPFATATPSDSQVDEFTRAIGDAGVQLTGLNFAAGDMPAGERGILSAPRRTSEFRDSVDIAVGIAKALDTKAFNALYGNRIDGVSPDEQDSVAAENLGFAATAAKAIGAVVLVEPVSGAPAYPLKSAADAIGVIDRVHSDHGVDNLRLLADLYHLHVNGDDVAAAIDAHAERIGHVQIADAPGRGEPGTGILTLSGYLAQLHNRGYRGFVGLEYKPTRPDTFDWLARANRPSAGVLNR
- a CDS encoding FAD-binding and (Fe-S)-binding domain-containing protein, with the translated sequence MTEEPTETALRAALRARGVTDIDDSRLARAIYSSDASLYRVEPRLVVRPRHVEEIEATLAACREIGVPLTARGAGTSIAGNAIGPGVILDSSRHLRRIVDIDVESRTAVVEPGVVQAQLQMAAQRKGLRFGPDPSTHNRCTIGGMIGNNACGSRALAYGRTSDNVLALDIVDGRGRRISVAHPTGVSPSDAPTSLAELHTLVQRNLSIIRTQFGQFARQGSGYALEHLLPENRFDVCRALVGSEGTLALVERATVRLVSDPRHRIIVALGYPSIAEAADAAPQILQHKPIACEGLDERIVAPLRRRTTPIPQLPRGAGWLLVELAGDELPALHERAGRVVADAAALDTRVVTDPAETAAIWQIREDGAGLAALGQDGRRAHAGWEDAAVPVRHLGGYLRDMDALLAQHGLSGAPYGHFGDGCVHQRLDFPFYAEPDRGRTVFRTFLTEAAELVAHYGGSLSGEHGDGRARSELLPIMFSPDALSLFSATKAIFDPGNILNPGVLVRPRPLDWDIRNTGFSTTRTSLALRYPDDSDDFATAVHRCTGVAKCRVEQPRTGHVMCPSYTATRDEKDSTRGRARVLQEMTRNGTPDWRAPEVHEALDLCLSCKGCSSDCPTGVDVATWKSEVLHHAYHGRRRPLSHYTLGRLPQWADLAARTPRLVNRLTSTRWTARIVARAAGVDPRRDLPRFADRTFGQQWADRRPTTDLPGDAPRVLVWVDSFTDHFAPQVAHDTLAILQSMGHDADVVTDACCGLTWITTGQLDTARSILERTTHKLLTATAQGQPIIALEPSCAAVLRHDGPLLIDDPSSRTLATRVRTLAEHLAATPEWQPPDWSGTDVVAQPHCHHHAVMGWNTDAEVLRQSGAHVTQLGGCCGLAGNWGAERGHHDLSHAIAGQQLLPALTTASESAVVIADGFSCRTQIAQFSNRRAVHLSHFLSSQLTNRTQI
- a CDS encoding hydroxyacid-oxoacid transhydrogenase, whose translation is MESQSQFLPANPESVFTYGAPLLKYGRGAADEIGFDLSVTGAKRVLVVTDAGVAAAGIPQRVAERIKEFGIDAVVYDGVHVEPTDASLEHAIAYARDGGPWDAFIAVGGGSSIDTAKAINLLTTNPGELMDYVNAPVGRGNTPNQPLKPLVAVPTTTGTGAESTTICVLDVLDLKVKTGISHARLRPTLAVVDPMLTVSQPSGVTASAGMDILCHALESLTARPYMAYERKRPEQRVPYCGSNPISDMWAEKALMLMSTSFRRAVLDGDDEEARASMALAATFAGLGFGNAGVHIPHANAYPIAGRVKDFHAKDYPSGEPMVPHGMAVSLTAPEAFRFTFDTAPERHLRAASLLSPAADKPNDLSSFLPDVLTALMSDIGIPNGIAEVGYESSDVAGLVEGALMQQRVLAAAPCEVRDEDLASIFTRSLTLW
- the gcl gene encoding glyoxylate carboligase; the protein is MPRMRTVDAAVRILEIEGATQAFGLPGAAINPFYSAMRAHGGINHVLARHVEAASHMAEGYTRARAGNIGVCIGTSGPAGTDMITGLYSATADSIPILAITGQAPVARLHKEDFQAVDISAIAAPVTKMAMTVLEPGQVPGAFAQAFHLMRSGRPGPVLIDLPIDVQMAEIDFDPDTYQPLPVYKPAATRAQVEKALDMLALAHRPLIVAGGGIVNADAADLLVQLAELLDVPVVPTLMGWGTIPDDHRLAAGMAGLQTAHRYGNATLLASDFVLGIGNRWANRHTGGLDTYTKGRTFIHVDIEPTQIGRVFTPDYGIVSDAKAALEKFVTVAAERKSAGTLPDRSSWVRECLDRKRTMHRKTDFEDVPIKPQRVYREMNRVFGRDARYVTAIGLSQIAGGQFLHVYKARNWINCGQAGPLGWTLPAALGVVAADPTATVVGLSGDYDFQFLIEELAVGAQFNLPYIHVVVNNSYLGLIRQAQRQFDMNYCVSLGFDNINAEEGRADDSPAAPKGYGVDHLRVAEGLGCKAIRVTEPNEIASALEQATVLAREHKVPVVVEIVLETITNIAMGTELDNVNEFEALAEASDEDLMTVGIFD